A part of Rattus rattus isolate New Zealand chromosome 6, Rrattus_CSIRO_v1, whole genome shotgun sequence genomic DNA contains:
- the Capza3 gene encoding F-actin-capping protein subunit alpha-3, translating into MSLSVLSRQDKEKVIHRLLIQAPPGEFVNAFDDLCLLIRDEKLMHHQGECAGHQHCQKYCVPLCIDGNPVLLSHHNVMGDFRFFDYQSKLSFRFDLLQNQLRDIQSHGIIRNETEYLRSVVMCALKLYVNDHYPNGNCNVLRKTVKNKEFLIACIEDHSYDNGECWNGLWKSKWIFQVNPFLTQVTGRIFVQAHYFRCVNLHVEVSKDLKESLEVVNQAQLALSFARLVEEQENKFQAAVIEELQELSNEALRKILRRDLPVTRTLIDWQRILSDLNLVMYPKLGYVIYSRSVLCNWII; encoded by the coding sequence ATGTCACTCAGCGTCTTGAGTAGGCAAgacaaagaaaaggtcatccacagACTCTTAATCCAGGCTCCTCCTGGGGAATTCGTGAATGCCTTTGATGATCTCTGTCTGCTTATCCGAGATGAGAAGCTCATGCACCACCAGGGTGAGTGCGCAGGTCATCAGCACTGCCAAAAATACTGTGTCCCACTCTGTATCGATGGCAATCCAGTCCTCTTGTCTCACCACAATGTGATGGGTGACTTCCGGTTCTTTGACTACCAGAGCAAACTTTCTTTCAGGTTTGACCTGCTCCAGAATCAGCTGAGAGACATCCAAAGCCACGGAATCATTCGGAATGAGACCGAGTACCTGAGATCTGTTGTTATGTGTGCCTTAAAACTCTACGTGAACGATCACTACCCAAACGGAAACTGCAATGTGCTGAGAAAAACAGTCAAAAACAAGGAGTTCTTAATAGCTTGCATTGAAGACCACAGCTATGACAATGGAGAGTGTTGGAACGGTCTTTGGAAGTCTAAGTGGATCTTCCAGGTAAACCCGTTTCTAACCCAAGTGACAGGAAGGATTTTTGTACAAGCTCACTACTTCAGATGTGTCAACCTTCATGTTGAAGTCTCCAAGGACCTCAAGGAGAGCTTGGAGGTAGTCAACCAAGCCCAGTTGGCTCTCAGTTTCGCAAGGCTTGtggaagaacaagaaaataagtTTCAAGCTGCTGTAATAGAAGAACTACAGGAGTTGTCTAATGAAGCCCTGAGGAAAATATTACGGAGGGATCTTCCAGTGACACGCACTTTGATTGACTGGCAACGGATCCTCTCTGACTTGAATCTGGTGATGTACCCCAAATTAGGATACGTTATTTACTCCAGGAGTGTGCTGTGCAACTGGATAATATAA